A stretch of Thermococcus bergensis DNA encodes these proteins:
- a CDS encoding PqqD family protein, translating into MEYPILRPDVDLIETNAGAIINKARENKFMFVTYTQFDVLRLCTGENSLEDIVNLIISQKYEVSKERVKHDVQNFISFMHKKGVFIVTFIRVFAEFFQVVAVIPRWDHRLKDPESVAFTILDVLADFESERKAERTLPKSKKFPVKTILAILLFKTILQPTPQRRPALRAENSSEQTFTTQPSTTGRKKLNLEELTNHLLKKLQKLP; encoded by the coding sequence ATGGAATACCCGATACTTAGGCCAGATGTTGATCTTATTGAAACCAATGCTGGAGCTATAATAAATAAAGCAAGGGAAAACAAATTCATGTTTGTCACCTATACTCAATTTGATGTCCTGCGTCTATGCACTGGAGAAAATTCTTTGGAGGATATTGTAAATCTCATCATATCTCAGAAATACGAAGTCTCAAAGGAACGAGTTAAACATGACGTTCAGAACTTCATAAGTTTTATGCATAAGAAGGGCGTGTTTATAGTAACCTTTATTAGGGTTTTTGCCGAATTCTTTCAGGTGGTTGCCGTGATCCCCAGATGGGATCACAGACTCAAAGACCCTGAAAGCGTGGCATTCACAATTCTTGACGTTTTAGCAGACTTCGAATCAGAAAGGAAAGCTGAAAGAACCCTGCCAAAATCCAAAAAATTTCCAGTAAAAACAATACTGGCAATACTCCTCTTTAAAACAATACTACAACCTACCCCTCAGAGACGCCCAGCACTACGGGCAGAAAATTCTTCGGAGCAAACATTCACTACTCAACCCTCCACAACTGGGAGAAAAAAGCTGAACCTCGAAGAACTGACAAACCACCTCCTGAAAAAACTCCAGAAATTACCCTAA
- a CDS encoding radical SAM/SPASM domain-containing protein produces MKSKEEILSERKNISRFPTKFSQLSALWLILTERCSLECSYCNMALEAKFKPDDEVIMATGDALRLLDEARALGAKILGISGGEITAYSDIFKVIRHAFDIGYQHVIFGTKAVGITKKFAERLYGSGARRIQISIDTLDPETYQKLILNGTLESALRGIYNLIDAGFKIHVRSTITKYNIDQIPELWEFMHDLGAESIVGFVVYPEGRADRHLPPSKEQIKWLENTIREKFKDKKFVPEVSYFRCGIPVTCSAGILSIAAYPNGNVTLCDSGRTLMTKYPKKYVFGNFKYQSLKEIWENSKTLNKFRKSKFLPPCNECSYLYNCLRGCPMISEIVFDNPELADPRCIIRYPYSEDGTKRTPNDIFLWDTPRGGSDAIVRN; encoded by the coding sequence ATGAAATCCAAGGAAGAAATACTCAGCGAAAGAAAAAATATCTCAAGATTCCCAACTAAGTTCTCACAACTTTCAGCACTTTGGCTAATACTTACAGAGAGATGTTCCTTAGAATGCAGTTATTGTAATATGGCATTGGAAGCAAAGTTTAAACCCGATGATGAAGTAATTATGGCAACCGGTGATGCACTGAGGCTTTTGGACGAAGCAAGAGCCCTTGGAGCAAAAATCCTTGGAATATCAGGAGGGGAGATAACGGCATATTCTGACATATTTAAGGTTATTCGCCACGCTTTTGACATAGGATACCAGCATGTTATCTTTGGAACAAAAGCCGTAGGGATAACAAAGAAATTTGCAGAGCGTCTCTATGGAAGTGGAGCAAGGAGGATTCAGATTAGTATCGATACTCTTGATCCCGAAACGTATCAAAAATTAATACTAAATGGGACATTAGAATCAGCTCTTCGTGGAATCTATAACTTAATTGATGCTGGCTTTAAGATACATGTCAGGAGTACAATAACAAAATATAACATTGATCAAATTCCTGAACTTTGGGAGTTCATGCATGATTTAGGAGCTGAAAGCATTGTTGGATTTGTCGTTTATCCAGAAGGAAGAGCAGATCGCCACTTACCTCCCTCTAAGGAACAGATTAAATGGTTAGAAAACACCATAAGGGAGAAATTCAAAGACAAAAAATTTGTACCTGAGGTTTCTTATTTCAGATGTGGAATTCCAGTAACGTGCAGTGCTGGTATACTTTCTATAGCAGCTTATCCAAATGGAAATGTTACTTTATGTGACTCTGGAAGAACACTAATGACAAAATATCCTAAAAAATACGTTTTTGGTAATTTCAAGTACCAATCTTTAAAAGAAATCTGGGAAAACAGTAAAACACTAAACAAATTTAGAAAAAGTAAATTTTTACCTCCTTGTAATGAATGTTCCTACTTATACAACTGTCTGAGAGGTTGTCCAATGATTTCTGAAATTGTTTTCGACAATCCAGAACTTGCAGATCCGAGGTGTATAATTAGATACCCCTACTCTGAGGATGGTACAAAAAGAACACCAAATGATATTTTCCTTTGGGATACGCCCAGAGGTGGTAGTGATGCCATTGTTAGAAATTAG
- a CDS encoding ABC transporter ATP-binding protein, producing the protein MPLLEISNLSFSYDGRDYALSDINLSTDISSGILSILGPNGAGKTTLVNILTTTFKPQKGMAKIFGLDVVKDKKKIREMISLCAQDLELDVLLSVRTNLKFYGIIRGIPKNELEKRLDDIVEMFGLTEHQHKRVLELSGGLRRRTQLARAFLDPRSKLIFIDEPTLGLDPIGKKITWDLIREMSKEGYYFVLTTNDMAEVESLSDEIVFIHKGRIILHTTLREFKHVYAGKVMVTFKKELFPQLMGMLSNYLKRNNLGKIIGKDTVELEDKLAFYELLLFLRDIGFDITQIVVKEETLLDGFIKLIGGIEK; encoded by the coding sequence ATGCCATTGTTAGAAATTAGCAACCTAAGTTTTTCCTATGATGGAAGAGACTATGCGTTGAGTGACATAAACTTAAGCACAGATATCTCCAGTGGCATACTTTCAATTCTGGGACCTAATGGGGCTGGAAAGACCACTTTAGTTAATATACTAACGACTACATTTAAACCCCAAAAAGGCATGGCTAAAATCTTCGGTCTTGATGTAGTTAAAGATAAAAAGAAAATTAGAGAAATGATATCATTATGTGCTCAAGATTTAGAGCTTGATGTTCTGCTTTCTGTCAGGACGAATTTAAAATTCTATGGTATAATACGGGGAATTCCAAAGAACGAACTTGAGAAACGCTTAGATGATATTGTTGAAATGTTTGGTTTAACTGAGCATCAGCATAAAAGAGTACTTGAACTGTCTGGAGGATTAAGACGAAGGACACAATTAGCTAGGGCTTTCTTAGATCCAAGAAGTAAATTAATATTTATAGACGAGCCAACCTTAGGACTAGATCCCATCGGGAAAAAGATTACCTGGGATCTCATTCGTGAAATGAGTAAGGAGGGATACTATTTCGTCCTAACAACTAACGACATGGCGGAAGTTGAGAGTCTATCTGATGAGATAGTTTTCATACATAAAGGAAGGATAATCCTTCATACAACTCTTAGAGAATTCAAACATGTTTATGCCGGTAAAGTCATGGTGACGTTCAAAAAGGAATTATTCCCTCAACTTATGGGAATGCTGTCTAATTATCTCAAACGCAACAACTTAGGGAAAATTATTGGAAAAGATACTGTAGAGCTGGAAGATAAATTGGCATTTTATGAACTTCTCCTGTTCTTGCGAGATATCGGTTTTGATATTACTCAAATTGTTGTTAAGGAGGAGACATTGCTTGATGGATTTATAAAGCTCATTGGGGGGATTGAAAAATGA
- a CDS encoding ABC transporter permease, with the protein MRLYGFVYREISLKKEAIGGFISQFLTPILYFLFFASSLSRTVNFEYHGKTISYLLYVLPGIIAIQIFYSYPVVSSTTFNDVRFGIIRTSLLGGGSLSGYILAKVLVESTVVILVSLFLVFVGVLFLNLYLSSATLLQFVLYLLVSTVFWISMGIIIGVKMRGELTRNMLFALLNLPTIFTAPVFYLKGSAPMWIEFLGKINPLTYHVVGLREILLLGGAPVEFWIISLLLGMGSVAVSIKLTSEVAPK; encoded by the coding sequence ATGAGGCTCTATGGGTTCGTATACAGGGAGATATCATTAAAGAAAGAGGCAATAGGAGGGTTTATATCACAATTTTTAACCCCAATCCTGTACTTTCTGTTTTTTGCATCCTCATTATCGAGAACCGTGAATTTTGAGTATCATGGAAAGACCATAAGCTATCTCCTTTATGTTCTTCCAGGTATTATTGCAATTCAAATATTTTATTCTTATCCTGTTGTTAGCTCGACAACATTTAATGATGTTAGATTTGGGATAATACGAACATCCCTTCTCGGAGGGGGAAGTTTGAGTGGTTATATTCTTGCGAAGGTATTAGTGGAGAGCACTGTAGTTATCTTGGTGTCCTTATTCCTGGTGTTTGTGGGAGTTCTGTTCCTTAATTTGTATCTATCTTCTGCAACGTTGCTTCAATTTGTACTCTATTTGTTAGTCTCAACGGTGTTTTGGATAAGCATGGGCATAATAATTGGGGTAAAGATGAGAGGGGAATTAACAAGAAACATGCTTTTTGCTCTACTTAATCTGCCAACAATCTTCACTGCTCCTGTATTTTATCTCAAAGGCTCTGCTCCTATGTGGATAGAATTTTTAGGAAAAATTAACCCATTGACATATCACGTCGTTGGCCTTCGAGAGATCCTATTACTCGGTGGGGCTCCTGTTGAGTTCTGGATAATCTCTTTGCTCTTAGGTATGGGGTCTGTTGCAGTATCAATAAAATTAACATCTGAAGTTGCTCCAAAATGA
- a CDS encoding S-methyl-5'-thioadenosine phosphorylase, with translation MPRIGIIGGSGVYGVFEPKETVKVHTPYGRPSAPVEIGEIEGVEVAFIPRHGKNHEFPPHEVPYRANIWALKEVGVERIIGITAVGSLREEYKPGDIVITDQFIDFTKKRDYTFYNGPRVAHVSMADPFCPEMRKIFYETARELNIPVHEKGTYVCIEGPRFSTRAESMMFRNYAHIIGMTLVPEVNLARELGMCYVNIAAITDYDVWAEKPVDAQEVLKVMHENNEKIRKLLKVGVPRIPQERKCGCADVLKTMFV, from the coding sequence ATGCCAAGAATAGGAATTATTGGTGGATCCGGTGTTTATGGTGTATTTGAGCCAAAAGAGACAGTAAAAGTGCACACACCATATGGAAGGCCCTCGGCTCCAGTGGAAATAGGAGAGATAGAGGGTGTGGAAGTTGCATTTATTCCCAGACATGGAAAGAATCACGAGTTCCCTCCACACGAAGTTCCATACAGGGCAAACATTTGGGCCCTTAAAGAAGTAGGGGTTGAGAGAATCATTGGTATTACTGCGGTTGGTTCTCTTAGAGAAGAATACAAACCGGGAGACATCGTTATAACAGACCAGTTTATAGACTTCACAAAGAAGAGAGACTACACTTTCTACAACGGCCCAAGGGTTGCTCATGTTTCAATGGCAGATCCCTTCTGTCCGGAGATGAGGAAAATCTTCTACGAAACTGCCAGAGAATTAAACATCCCGGTGCACGAAAAAGGGACTTATGTATGTATTGAGGGACCAAGGTTCTCCACAAGGGCAGAATCGATGATGTTCAGAAACTATGCCCACATAATTGGAATGACCCTTGTTCCAGAGGTAAACTTGGCCAGAGAGCTCGGAATGTGCTACGTCAACATTGCGGCAATTACCGACTACGACGTCTGGGCAGAGAAGCCAGTTGACGCTCAAGAAGTGCTCAAGGTCATGCACGAAAACAATGAGAAGATAAGGAAGCTCTTAAAAGTCGGTGTTCCAAGGATCCCCCAAGAAAGGAAGTGCGGCTGTGCTGATGTCCTCAAGACGATGTTCGTTTGA
- a CDS encoding amidohydrolase family protein yields MSILIKNGYVIYGENLDVIKADVYIEGNRISKVGKNLNIGADYVIDARGKVISPGFINAHTHSPMVLLRGLADDLPLMEWLQSYVWPMERKLKPEHIYWGALLGIIEMIKSGTTAFVDMYFHMEGVAKASEEAGIRAYLSYGMVDLGDEEKRNAEIKETLKLLEFIEKLDSSRIEFFFGPHAPYTCSPELLKWVREKADESKKRITIHINETKDEVKQIKEKYGKTPVEFLDELGFLKSDVTAAHGVWLTDKEIEILAKRKVTIVHNPASNMKLGSGVMPLEKLLRAGVNIALGTDGAASNNNLDMIEEMKLVSLLHKVHNLNPTLADARTVFKMATQNGAKALNLDAGAIKEGALADIVVIDFNKPHLRPITNIISHIVYSANGNDVETTIIDGEIVMLDGEVLTIDEEKALDKVQKIVDELR; encoded by the coding sequence ATGAGCATCCTCATAAAGAATGGCTACGTGATCTATGGTGAGAATCTTGACGTTATCAAGGCCGATGTTTACATTGAAGGGAACAGAATTTCCAAAGTTGGGAAAAACCTCAATATCGGGGCGGATTATGTAATTGACGCTAGGGGAAAAGTCATTTCTCCGGGATTTATAAACGCTCACACACACTCCCCAATGGTTCTCCTGAGGGGTCTTGCTGATGACCTGCCCCTTATGGAATGGCTTCAGAGCTACGTCTGGCCAATGGAAAGAAAGCTCAAGCCGGAACATATTTACTGGGGTGCCCTCCTCGGGATTATTGAGATGATAAAGAGTGGAACAACAGCTTTTGTTGACATGTATTTCCACATGGAAGGGGTTGCAAAGGCCTCTGAGGAGGCTGGAATAAGAGCTTATCTGAGCTACGGCATGGTGGATCTTGGAGATGAAGAAAAGAGGAATGCTGAGATCAAAGAAACTCTCAAACTCTTGGAGTTTATCGAGAAGTTAGATTCTTCAAGGATAGAGTTCTTCTTTGGGCCCCACGCTCCTTACACCTGCTCTCCAGAGCTTTTGAAATGGGTCAGAGAAAAAGCCGATGAAAGTAAAAAGAGAATAACGATACACATAAACGAAACAAAAGATGAGGTAAAACAGATAAAGGAAAAATACGGTAAAACTCCAGTAGAGTTTTTGGACGAGTTGGGTTTCTTGAAAAGCGATGTCACAGCGGCCCATGGAGTATGGTTAACTGACAAGGAGATTGAAATTCTAGCCAAAAGGAAAGTTACGATAGTTCACAATCCTGCAAGCAACATGAAGCTTGGCAGTGGGGTAATGCCCTTGGAGAAGCTCCTTAGAGCCGGAGTTAACATAGCACTGGGCACGGATGGAGCTGCAAGCAACAACAACTTGGACATGATAGAGGAGATGAAACTAGTTTCTCTCCTCCACAAGGTTCACAATTTAAACCCAACCCTTGCCGATGCAAGAACAGTTTTTAAGATGGCTACCCAAAACGGAGCGAAAGCCCTCAATTTGGACGCTGGAGCCATAAAGGAAGGGGCTCTTGCAGATATTGTCGTTATTGATTTTAATAAGCCTCACCTAAGGCCGATAACCAACATAATTTCCCATATAGTGTATTCCGCCAATGGGAACGATGTTGAGACAACTATAATAGATGGGGAAATAGTCATGCTCGACGGAGAAGTTTTGACCATTGATGAAGAAAAAGCTTTGGATAAGGTTCAGAAGATAGTCGATGAGCTTCGCTAA
- a CDS encoding [protein ADP-ribosylglutamate] hydrolase: MELNFGSLTFKVAQGDITRFPAEAIVNAANKYLEHGGGVAYAIAKVAAGDVREYIRISKEAMKEQIGRNWIEHGEVVVTPAMKMEQYGIKYVIHTVGPYCGGKWDEDKKEKLKKAILGALRKAEELGVKSIAFPAISAGIYGCPFEEVVKTFVEMVKEFSEEAKSVKEVYLVLYSKKDYERALKTLTV; the protein is encoded by the coding sequence ATGGAGCTGAATTTTGGGTCTCTCACATTTAAAGTTGCCCAAGGAGATATAACCCGCTTTCCGGCTGAGGCAATTGTCAATGCTGCGAACAAATATCTCGAACACGGTGGTGGGGTTGCCTACGCAATAGCAAAAGTGGCTGCTGGGGATGTTAGAGAATACATAAGGATAAGCAAAGAAGCCATGAAAGAGCAGATTGGAAGAAACTGGATCGAGCATGGGGAAGTTGTTGTAACACCTGCAATGAAAATGGAGCAGTATGGCATAAAGTACGTCATCCACACCGTTGGGCCTTACTGTGGTGGTAAATGGGATGAGGATAAGAAGGAAAAGCTCAAGAAGGCTATTCTCGGGGCGCTGAGGAAGGCGGAAGAGTTGGGGGTCAAGAGCATAGCCTTCCCGGCTATAAGTGCTGGCATCTATGGCTGTCCCTTTGAAGAGGTTGTGAAGACTTTTGTCGAGATGGTAAAGGAGTTTTCGGAAGAAGCGAAAAGCGTTAAGGAAGTTTATCTGGTGCTGTACTCTAAGAAGGATTACGAGAGGGCTTTGAAGACTTTGACGGTTTAA